A single window of Drosophila suzukii chromosome 3, CBGP_Dsuzu_IsoJpt1.0, whole genome shotgun sequence DNA harbors:
- the LOC108013084 gene encoding uncharacterized protein, with protein MHKQRSPFNSGPGGFGASAFNFNAPQFGDGGGFGPGSPVPEGLNGMPFLGKSPTKPLMRSISRQRSLVEGAGLDSMPPPLPAMAQRILSGGVKRGTPRLGVPPISSYYGAFEGDLSMSSMSMLEETSPPPDFQNQTQSLENGPPRTAITDTDSESDLCSQKAAKSSVPLDSRWRRAFGCLVDTLPEQRRQRLEKTLHRCGQTAIAKHLLVLLQLLTLVVGVGFRQVKRIGWFFGGVRFRVGRAKFQLRSSLRQMLWRLANAKGNDTLLFLIVVLVTPWLFLLSLVGFAISFVFSMRTGVVEGVRQLRRRVF; from the coding sequence ATGCACAAGCAGCGTTCGCCCTTCAACAGCGGCCCGGGAGGATTCGGAGCCAGTGCCTTCAACTTCAATGCCCCGCAGTTCGGGGATGGCGGTGGCTTTGGACCCGGATCACCAGTGCCCGAGGGCCTCAACGGGATGCCCTTCCTGGGCAAGTCGCCCACCAAGCCGCTGATGCGTTCCATTAGCCGACAGCGTTCGCTGGTCGAGGGAGCTGGCCTGGATTCCATGCCGCCACCGCTGCCCGCAATGGCCCAGCGCATCCTGAGCGGCGGAGTGAAGCGGGGAACACCGCGACTGGGAGTGCCTCCCATCTCCAGCTACTATGGTGCCTTCGAAGGCGACCTCTCGATGTCCTCCATGTCCATGCTGGAGGAGACTTCGCCGCCACCGGACTTTCAGAATCAGACCCAGAGTCTGGAGAATGGGCCACCGCGTACGGCCATCACGGATACGGATTCCGAGAGCGATCTGTGCAGCCAGAAGGCGGCTAAGTCGTCCGTGCCCCTGGATTCCCGCTGGCGCCGTGCCTTCGGCTGCCTGGTGGACACTCTGCCGGAGCAGCGGCGCCAGCGCCTGGAGAAGACCCTCCACCGCTGTGGACAGACGGCCATTGCCAAGCacctgctggtgctgctgcaaCTGCTGACCCTGGTGGTGGGTGTGGGTTTCCGCCAGGTCAAGCGCATCGGTTGGTTCTTCGGAGGTGTTCGCTTCCGTGTGGGACGCGCCAAATTCCAGCTGCGCAGCTCCCTGCGCCAGATGCTGTGGCGCCTGGCCAATGCCAAGGGCAACGACACCTTGCTCTTCCTCATCGTGGTCTTGGTGACGCCCTGGCTGTTTCTTCTCAGCCTGGTAGGCTTCGCCATATCGTTCGTCTTCTCCATGAGGACGGGCGTGGTGGAGGGTGTGCGTCAGCTGCGCCGACGTGTATTTTAA